One Spirochaeta africana DSM 8902 genomic window carries:
- a CDS encoding metal ABC transporter permease: MSIFENLVRAITAVLMFGIQLLPEAVSGPFQYNFMQRALVTALIVGTMCGVLSCYVVLKRWALLGDAISHAVLPGVAIAYLLGIPLFFGAFVSGSVTSIGIGFLQRNSRIKEDSAMGILFTAAFALGIVLISRIATSTHLMHILFGNVLGVNLQQAAGTLAAGLLALACVAVFYKPLLLYCFDPVHASAIGMPTATIHYGLMLLLTLTIVTSLETVGVILVVAMLIIPGAAASMLTHRLPVMMALAALIGAGSSAAGIYFSFILNVASGGSIVLVAFLVFAIIAVLAPEGPLRGRRLHHPG, from the coding sequence ATGAGCATTTTTGAAAACCTGGTCCGCGCGATCACCGCTGTCCTGATGTTTGGCATCCAGCTGCTGCCGGAGGCAGTATCCGGGCCGTTCCAGTACAACTTTATGCAGCGAGCCCTGGTTACCGCGCTGATAGTCGGTACTATGTGCGGGGTGTTGTCCTGCTATGTCGTGCTCAAACGATGGGCGCTGCTGGGTGATGCTATCAGCCATGCCGTTTTGCCTGGTGTAGCGATTGCGTATCTGCTCGGCATCCCGCTGTTTTTCGGGGCCTTTGTCAGCGGGTCGGTTACCTCTATTGGCATCGGCTTTCTGCAGCGCAACTCCCGTATCAAGGAAGACTCGGCCATGGGGATCCTGTTTACCGCCGCATTTGCCCTGGGGATTGTACTCATATCCAGGATCGCTACCTCCACCCACCTTATGCACATCCTGTTCGGCAATGTGCTGGGAGTAAACCTGCAACAGGCTGCCGGAACTCTGGCTGCCGGTCTGCTGGCGCTGGCCTGTGTGGCAGTCTTTTACAAGCCGCTGCTGCTGTACTGCTTTGATCCCGTCCATGCCAGCGCTATCGGGATGCCGACAGCAACAATCCACTACGGGCTGATGCTGCTGTTAACCCTGACTATTGTCACCAGCCTGGAAACGGTCGGGGTTATCCTGGTGGTGGCCATGCTGATTATCCCCGGTGCGGCGGCGTCGATGCTGACCCACCGCCTGCCGGTGATGATGGCGCTGGCCGCACTGATTGGTGCCGGCTCCTCGGCTGCCGGGATCTACTTTTCGTTTATCCTGAACGTCGCCTCGGGCGGCAGCATCGTGCTGGTGGCCTTCCTGGTGTTCGCCATAATCGCGGTACTGGCCCCGGAGGGGCCGCTGCGCGGCCGCCGCCTCCATCATCCGGGCTGA
- the amt gene encoding ammonium transporter yields MEVSMSVIDTLWVVTAAALVFFMQAGFSLLESGLTRSKNSINVAIKNLTDLGVSIICYWLFGFALMFGVSRFGLLGSSGFLFSANGAMWPAAFFLFQAMFCSTAATIVSGAVAERMRYISYIASTVLLAALIYPVLGHWVWGSGLIGGSGGWLEALGFVDFAGSTVVHSTGGWIALAALLIIGPRRGRFTETGSRRIPGSNIPMAVVGVMILWFGWFGFNGGSTLGMTPDVPQILVNTAIAAAAGMVGALIIGWPLSGHPDVGFVLNGSLAGLVGITAAAPFVVEWQAAVIGVIGGAVMLLSSWGLERARIDDAVDAVPVHLIAGIWGTLAVGVFGQLDLIGTGLSRWDQVRVQGLGIGVIGVWAFFVPLLLLWLLNRAMPLRVTEEQELSGLNVAEHGASTESWDLLQVMEQHRHSGDLSQRVPVEPFTEVGAIAGQYNAVLDSLNENVVAKSEYLTILDNVSDGLFLIDSQMRIAPSYSRTVESLLDTAVPAGDSLVSLLSRLLPERKLRSVQEFLLLCFEDKVDHRTVMKLNPLQQEEFFYDKGEGSLVSRHLQWSFTRVLDTLDSRPRLMVLVRDVTEQVQLGEQMEQQRRESAGEMELLYRILHIDPGMLREFIDGVEQNIAAINQELESGAAGNRLDLLFSLAHRIKGDAALLGLDFIAERAHELEEELAGLQARAQVRNEDFLPLTIAVSRLASMAAKARGVTRRLSNFQRSFAAQDNSDRAFIEAAVRRTVDRVAQDSGKQVELSVSIDAAGLPDRLGRSVRDALVQLVRNAVVHGIELPEQRQLAGKPAAGQLQVRVYNETVGQQVLLCVVVRDDGAGLDLERLKQQAVRSGRYSSRDAERWTPEDVARLIFAGGVSTADRASLHAGRGVGMSIVGTAVRQQQGRISVLYQPGVYTEFTLRFPADRAVKAPEISGAPAAEQAALV; encoded by the coding sequence GGGTGAGCCGTTTCGGGCTGCTGGGCAGCAGCGGATTTCTGTTTTCTGCCAACGGTGCGATGTGGCCGGCGGCATTCTTCCTGTTTCAGGCCATGTTCTGCTCTACTGCGGCAACCATTGTGTCCGGCGCGGTAGCCGAACGGATGCGCTACATCAGCTACATTGCATCCACCGTGCTGCTTGCAGCCTTGATCTACCCGGTGCTGGGCCACTGGGTATGGGGCAGCGGTCTGATTGGCGGCAGCGGCGGCTGGCTGGAGGCCCTGGGGTTTGTCGATTTCGCTGGCTCGACGGTGGTGCATTCCACCGGCGGCTGGATAGCCCTGGCAGCTCTGTTGATCATCGGTCCACGGCGTGGGCGTTTTACCGAAACCGGCAGCCGTCGGATTCCCGGTTCGAACATACCGATGGCCGTTGTCGGGGTCATGATCCTCTGGTTTGGCTGGTTTGGCTTTAACGGCGGCAGCACCCTGGGGATGACGCCGGATGTCCCGCAGATACTGGTGAACACCGCGATTGCCGCGGCCGCCGGTATGGTTGGTGCCCTGATTATCGGATGGCCGTTGTCCGGGCATCCGGATGTAGGGTTCGTTCTGAACGGATCCCTGGCCGGTCTGGTGGGAATAACCGCAGCCGCCCCGTTTGTGGTGGAGTGGCAGGCAGCGGTTATCGGGGTTATTGGCGGGGCGGTAATGCTGCTGTCGTCCTGGGGGCTGGAGCGGGCCCGGATAGACGATGCGGTTGATGCCGTTCCGGTTCATCTGATTGCCGGGATATGGGGAACCCTGGCTGTGGGGGTGTTCGGGCAGCTTGATCTGATTGGAACCGGGCTGAGTCGCTGGGATCAGGTGCGGGTCCAGGGGCTGGGTATCGGGGTAATCGGTGTCTGGGCATTCTTTGTGCCGCTGCTGCTGCTGTGGCTGCTGAACAGAGCGATGCCGCTGCGGGTAACCGAGGAACAGGAGCTGTCCGGGCTGAATGTAGCCGAACACGGTGCCTCAACCGAGTCCTGGGACTTGCTGCAGGTGATGGAGCAGCATCGACACAGCGGGGATCTGAGCCAGAGGGTGCCGGTGGAGCCGTTTACCGAGGTTGGCGCCATCGCCGGACAGTACAATGCCGTGCTCGACAGCCTGAATGAGAATGTGGTGGCCAAATCGGAGTACCTGACTATTCTGGATAATGTAAGCGATGGGCTGTTCCTGATCGATAGCCAGATGCGAATCGCGCCGTCGTACTCCCGTACGGTAGAAAGCCTGCTGGACACCGCGGTACCAGCCGGTGATTCGCTGGTGTCCCTGCTATCGCGGTTGCTGCCTGAGCGTAAGCTCCGTTCGGTGCAGGAGTTTCTGCTGCTGTGCTTTGAGGACAAGGTGGATCATCGCACGGTAATGAAACTGAATCCCCTGCAGCAGGAAGAATTCTTCTACGACAAGGGCGAGGGCAGCCTGGTCAGTCGGCATCTGCAATGGAGCTTTACCCGCGTGCTTGATACCCTGGATTCGCGTCCCCGGCTGATGGTGCTGGTGCGGGATGTAACCGAGCAGGTGCAGCTCGGTGAGCAGATGGAGCAACAGCGGCGCGAGAGTGCCGGCGAGATGGAACTGCTGTATCGCATCCTGCATATAGATCCTGGCATGCTGCGTGAATTCATCGATGGGGTGGAGCAGAACATTGCCGCCATCAATCAGGAGCTTGAATCGGGGGCCGCCGGCAACAGGCTGGATCTGCTGTTTTCCCTGGCTCACCGGATAAAGGGAGACGCGGCGCTGTTGGGTCTGGATTTTATCGCCGAGCGTGCCCATGAGCTGGAGGAGGAACTGGCCGGTTTGCAGGCCCGCGCTCAGGTGCGCAATGAGGACTTTCTGCCGCTGACAATTGCGGTAAGCCGATTGGCCTCGATGGCGGCAAAGGCACGGGGGGTTACCCGCCGGCTCTCCAATTTTCAGCGCAGCTTTGCTGCCCAGGATAATTCTGACCGGGCGTTTATCGAGGCTGCGGTACGGCGAACTGTTGACCGGGTCGCACAGGATAGCGGCAAACAGGTCGAGCTTTCGGTTTCGATTGATGCAGCCGGGCTGCCTGACCGACTCGGTCGCAGTGTACGGGATGCCCTGGTGCAGCTGGTGCGCAACGCGGTTGTCCACGGCATCGAGTTGCCCGAGCAGCGCCAGCTGGCAGGTAAACCGGCAGCGGGACAGCTGCAGGTCAGGGTGTATAACGAGACAGTCGGACAGCAGGTACTGCTGTGTGTGGTGGTTCGGGATGATGGTGCTGGTCTTGATCTGGAGCGGCTGAAGCAGCAGGCGGTGCGTAGTGGACGCTACTCGTCACGGGATGCCGAGCGCTGGACACCGGAGGATGTCGCCCGGCTGATATTTGCTGGTGGGGTGTCGACTGCAGACAGGGCAAGCCTGCATGCCGGGCGTGGTGTCGGGATGAGTATCGTTGGAACAGCGGTACGCCAGCAGCAGGGCCGGATATCGGTTCTCTACCAGCCCGGGGTGTATACCGAGTTCACCCTGCGGTTCCCGGCCGATCGGGCAGTCAAAGCACCGGAGATATCGGGGGCACCGGCTGCGGAGCAGGCCGCGCTGGTGTAG